Proteins from one Desulfonema limicola genomic window:
- a CDS encoding efflux RND transporter periplasmic adaptor subunit, which produces MSSDHGENGDIRGRLGLDTRKKKGKGFLILLFVSAIVIAGGFLWLRPSQDAPYQFKTAEVSLGELVVTVTATGSLEPVNQVDVGTEVSGTVKTVAVDFNEQVAEGQVLAELDTEKLSAQMLQAEAALASAQANYLEAQARVLETGSSYKRLKKSWKISGGKVPSLHDLEAAEALVKYAQAGEAAAKAKIDQTQADLDAKKSDLAKAIIRSPISGIVLNRSVEPGQTVAASLQTPVLFTLAEDLGKMELHVNVDEADIGQVHEGQSAIFTVDAYPDRRFPARIIQTRYAPLTENNVVTYETLLTVDNSELLLRPGMTASAEIIVQTLKDALLVPNAALRFTPPDSLGKTAADDGKSKGFINALMPGPRRFSRGKKPDASKSDKKTLIWTLENGNPKSVAVETGLTNGTFTEIKGKDLKPGMKILTDTIKDKK; this is translated from the coding sequence ATGAGCAGTGATCATGGGGAAAATGGAGATATCCGCGGCAGGCTTGGGCTGGATACCCGGAAAAAAAAGGGGAAAGGTTTTTTGATCCTGCTGTTTGTCTCAGCAATAGTGATTGCAGGCGGGTTTTTGTGGCTGAGACCTTCCCAGGATGCGCCTTACCAGTTTAAAACAGCAGAAGTAAGTCTTGGTGAACTTGTGGTAACGGTAACTGCCACTGGAAGCCTGGAACCGGTCAACCAGGTGGATGTGGGAACAGAGGTTTCCGGGACTGTTAAAACAGTGGCTGTTGATTTTAATGAGCAGGTTGCCGAGGGTCAGGTTCTTGCTGAACTGGATACGGAAAAACTCAGCGCACAGATGCTCCAGGCCGAGGCTGCCCTGGCTTCTGCCCAGGCCAATTATCTTGAAGCCCAGGCACGGGTGCTGGAAACAGGCAGTTCATACAAACGTCTGAAAAAATCATGGAAAATAAGCGGGGGCAAAGTGCCTTCCCTTCATGACCTGGAAGCAGCCGAAGCCCTGGTAAAATACGCGCAGGCAGGTGAAGCCGCAGCCAAAGCAAAGATAGATCAGACCCAGGCTGACCTGGATGCAAAAAAATCGGATCTGGCAAAAGCCATTATCCGTTCTCCTATCAGCGGTATTGTCCTCAACCGCAGCGTGGAACCGGGACAGACCGTGGCAGCATCTTTACAGACACCCGTGCTTTTTACCCTGGCTGAAGACCTGGGAAAAATGGAGCTGCATGTAAACGTGGATGAGGCTGATATTGGACAGGTTCATGAGGGGCAGTCAGCCATATTTACTGTTGACGCATATCCTGACCGCCGTTTTCCTGCCCGTATCATCCAGACTCGTTATGCGCCTTTAACAGAAAACAATGTGGTAACATATGAAACCCTTTTGACAGTTGATAATTCAGAACTGCTGCTGAGACCAGGCATGACTGCCAGTGCTGAAATCATTGTACAAACCTTAAAGGATGCCCTGCTGGTTCCCAATGCAGCACTGCGTTTTACGCCTCCTGATTCCCTGGGAAAAACAGCCGCAGATGATGGAAAAAGCAAAGGATTTATTAATGCTCTTATGCCGGGGCCCAGGAGATTTTCAAGGGGAAAAAAGCCTGATGCCTCAAAATCAGATAAAAAAACCCTGATCTGGACCCTGGAAAACGGAAATCCCAAATCTGTTGCCGTGGAAACCGGGCTTACTAACGGGACATTTACAGAAATCAAAGGAAAAGACTTAAAACCAGGCATGAAAATCCTGACAGACACCATAAAGGATAAAAAATGA
- a CDS encoding ABC transporter ATP-binding protein, producing MESSIIIEFENVSRFYGSGSSLVTAMQDVNLQIRAGEFLAVMGPSGSGKSTCMNLLGCLDTPSAGIYRFQDVDVGKLSRDQRALLRRHYLGFVFQGFNLLNRTSALENVELPLVYRAVPASERKEQAMQALEKVGLKGREHHTPGELSGGQQQRVAIARAIVTEPSVLLADEPTGNLDSVRSREIMELLCEFNQSQGITVVMVTHEPDMAEYAGRMVHFLDGRVISDQTNGRYKKEKNQ from the coding sequence ATGGAATCTTCTATTATCATTGAATTTGAAAATGTCAGCAGGTTTTACGGCTCAGGCAGTTCTTTAGTAACAGCCATGCAGGATGTGAATCTGCAGATTCGTGCAGGGGAATTTCTTGCAGTTATGGGCCCGAGCGGTTCAGGAAAATCAACCTGCATGAATCTGCTGGGATGCCTGGATACCCCGAGTGCTGGAATTTACCGTTTCCAGGATGTTGATGTAGGAAAATTGTCCCGTGACCAGAGGGCTTTGCTGAGACGGCATTACCTGGGGTTTGTGTTCCAGGGGTTTAACCTGCTCAACCGTACTTCTGCCCTGGAAAATGTGGAACTGCCCCTGGTTTACAGGGCAGTCCCGGCATCAGAAAGAAAAGAACAAGCAATGCAGGCTCTGGAAAAAGTAGGGCTTAAAGGCAGGGAGCATCACACCCCTGGCGAATTGTCAGGGGGACAGCAGCAGAGGGTAGCCATTGCCCGTGCCATTGTTACTGAGCCTTCGGTGCTGCTGGCAGATGAACCCACAGGCAACCTGGACTCGGTGCGCAGCCGGGAAATCATGGAGCTTCTCTGCGAATTTAACCAGTCCCAGGGGATTACGGTGGTTATGGTTACACATGAACCAGACATGGCAGAATATGCAGGCCGCATGGTCCATTTCCTGGACGGCCGGGTAATATCAGATCAGACAAACGGCAGATATAAAAAGGAGAAAAATCAATGA
- a CDS encoding ABC transporter permease yields MIWNAFVLAIRAIRRNALRSFLTILGIVIGVAAVIIMVTVGQGATAKVTSDISKLGSNLLIITPGQRRGPGGSSSDSKPFEISDVRAIASQIGNLAAAAPVSNLGVTVVYGNINRKTSLTGTENEYIKVRDWSVAEGREFRDSELRSGKAVCIIGATVQKELFGSQNPLGQSIRVKRFSCEVVGVLSAKGQTGMGHDQDDTVIIPLRTFQRRISGNTDVGQIQVSVQDGTPTTKASQDISSLMRERRRVRSADADNFTVRDMTEIADTLSGTTKVLTTLLGSVAAVSLLVGGIGIMNIMLVSVTERTREIGTRLAIGAMEKDVLTQFLVEAVVLSSFGGIIGIVLALSASAGIVKLLGVPLVLDFRIVALAFVFSAAVGVIFGYFPARKAARLDPIEALRYE; encoded by the coding sequence ATGATATGGAATGCCTTTGTGCTTGCTATCCGGGCAATCCGGCGGAATGCGCTGCGTTCCTTTCTTACTATACTGGGAATTGTTATTGGCGTGGCAGCAGTTATTATCATGGTAACAGTGGGACAAGGGGCAACTGCAAAGGTTACCTCTGATATTTCCAAGCTGGGAAGCAATCTGCTTATCATCACTCCAGGCCAGCGCCGGGGACCCGGGGGCAGTTCCAGTGATTCAAAACCTTTTGAAATCAGCGATGTCAGGGCAATTGCTTCACAAATCGGAAATCTTGCAGCAGCAGCACCTGTTTCAAACCTGGGGGTTACAGTTGTTTACGGCAATATCAACCGCAAGACCTCACTGACCGGCACAGAAAACGAATATATCAAGGTCAGGGACTGGTCTGTGGCCGAGGGCAGGGAGTTCAGGGACAGTGAACTCAGGAGCGGAAAAGCTGTGTGCATAATCGGCGCAACTGTTCAAAAAGAATTATTTGGCTCCCAAAATCCCCTGGGCCAGAGTATCCGTGTTAAAAGATTTTCCTGCGAAGTAGTAGGCGTTCTTTCAGCCAAAGGGCAGACAGGCATGGGCCACGATCAGGATGATACAGTAATTATTCCCCTGCGCACCTTCCAGCGCCGGATTTCAGGCAATACTGATGTAGGCCAGATCCAGGTATCAGTGCAGGACGGCACTCCCACCACAAAAGCCAGCCAGGATATTTCAAGCCTTATGCGTGAACGCCGCAGGGTCAGAAGTGCAGATGCAGATAATTTTACAGTCAGGGATATGACTGAAATAGCAGATACACTCAGCGGAACAACAAAGGTGCTTACCACCCTCCTGGGTTCTGTTGCTGCTGTCAGCCTGCTTGTGGGCGGTATCGGGATTATGAATATCATGCTGGTTTCTGTTACAGAACGCACAAGGGAGATTGGAACCAGGCTGGCTATCGGGGCTATGGAAAAAGACGTATTAACCCAGTTCCTGGTAGAGGCTGTTGTTCTTTCCTCTTTTGGAGGGATAATCGGCATTGTGCTTGCACTGTCAGCTTCTGCCGGAATTGTAAAGCTCCTGGGTGTTCCCCTGGTTCTGGATTTCAGGATCGTGGCCCTGGCTTTTGTTTTTTCAGCGGCTGTGGGGGTGATATTCGGTTATTTCCCGGCCCGAAAGGCAGCCCGCCTTGATCCTATTGAGGCTTTGCGTTATGAATAA
- a CDS encoding efflux transporter outer membrane subunit, with protein MMKNYFSIKLMIIIAAVSAFWGCAAVGPDYTKPLSDLPAQWNNLLQKGDANETGDPQSLAQWWKTLNDPVLTDIISQAVAGNQDLKLAMSRIREARAQWGISESDRFPSLDASGSLTSSKSTGSEDRNERYSLGIDAGWEADIFGKVRRSSEAAYADYEAVTENYRDVLITLIAETALNYIDVRTYQKQIEVAEENLKIRMETYQLTNYRFKSGLSSALDMNSAKYNVEENRASITVTQRSLDAAKNRIAVLLGKAPGAVHEKLSQTKNIPVPGLKIAAGIPADILRRRPDIRKAERELAAQTARIGVAEADLYPRLTLSGSIGLEAVSLGDLFTADAVTDSIGPRISWKIFDAGAIRRNIEIQNVRQEQALIKYESAILSALEEVENALYSYAKEQSRRKSLLNASKAAQQAVNLSLNQYNSGLKDFQTVLESQRALLSFKDQLARSEANIITYLIKLYKALGGGWNLITFNR; from the coding sequence ATGATGAAAAATTATTTTTCCATAAAATTAATGATAATTATTGCTGCTGTATCTGCTTTCTGGGGATGCGCTGCAGTCGGGCCTGACTACACAAAGCCCCTGTCTGACCTGCCTGCACAATGGAATAATCTTTTGCAAAAAGGCGATGCTAATGAAACAGGAGACCCTCAATCTTTGGCCCAGTGGTGGAAAACCCTTAATGATCCTGTACTGACTGATATTATTTCCCAGGCTGTTGCAGGAAACCAGGATTTAAAGCTGGCAATGTCAAGGATAAGAGAAGCAAGGGCACAATGGGGCATAAGTGAATCTGACCGGTTCCCGTCCCTGGATGCCTCTGGTTCACTAACATCTTCTAAAAGCACAGGGAGCGAAGATCGAAACGAAAGATATTCTCTTGGTATTGATGCAGGATGGGAAGCAGATATATTTGGGAAAGTAAGGCGGTCTTCAGAAGCAGCATATGCAGATTATGAAGCTGTTACAGAAAATTACAGGGATGTGCTTATTACCCTGATTGCTGAAACAGCGCTTAATTATATTGATGTCCGTACCTATCAGAAACAGATAGAAGTGGCAGAAGAAAACCTCAAGATACGCATGGAAACATACCAGCTTACAAATTACAGGTTTAAATCCGGGCTTTCTTCTGCCCTGGACATGAACAGTGCAAAATACAATGTTGAGGAAAACCGTGCCAGTATTACTGTTACGCAAAGAAGCCTGGATGCTGCTAAAAACCGCATTGCTGTTCTCCTGGGCAAAGCACCAGGTGCGGTTCATGAAAAACTGTCCCAAACAAAAAATATCCCTGTGCCTGGGTTGAAGATTGCAGCAGGTATTCCGGCAGATATACTGAGAAGAAGGCCCGACATACGCAAAGCAGAACGGGAACTGGCTGCCCAGACTGCACGCATAGGTGTTGCAGAAGCAGATTTGTATCCCCGGCTCACCCTGTCCGGTTCCATAGGTCTGGAAGCCGTTTCCCTGGGAGACCTGTTTACGGCAGATGCAGTAACCGACAGCATAGGCCCCCGTATTTCCTGGAAAATCTTTGACGCAGGAGCCATAAGAAGAAATATTGAAATACAAAATGTCCGGCAGGAGCAGGCTCTAATTAAATATGAATCCGCTATCCTGTCTGCTTTGGAAGAGGTGGAAAATGCCTTGTATTCCTATGCAAAGGAGCAGTCGCGCAGAAAATCCCTGCTTAATGCTTCAAAAGCAGCACAGCAGGCTGTAAATCTTTCCCTTAACCAGTATAATTCCGGCCTGAAAGATTTTCAAACCGTACTGGAATCCCAGCGGGCATTGCTCTCATTTAAGGATCAGCTTGCCCGGAGTGAAGCAAATATAATCACATATCTTATCAAGCTCTACAAGGCATTGGGAGGGGGATGGAATCTCATCACTTTTAACCGCTAA
- the tcmP gene encoding three-Cys-motif partner protein TcmP, translating to MSAYMTIFKNNPKASFYNTIYVDAFAGTGYRNPDKSDKESLPLFNDNDAISIQKGSAQIALESVPHFNEYIFIEQSQEYAAELEKLRLNYRQIYDNIKIVQKDANSYLQSWCKSNDWSFNRAVVFLDPYGMSVDWKTIEIIAQTRAIDLWLLFPLGQAVNRLLTKNNPPKGAWADRLNRFFGTDDWKEAFYRKNKQISLFEKIDQSLVKEADFDSIGKYFINRLKTIFIKVAEHPLALRNSKNVPIFLLCFAASNPKGAPTAVKIAQHILGK from the coding sequence CTGAGTGCTTATATGACAATTTTCAAAAATAATCCAAAAGCCTCTTTTTATAATACCATTTACGTTGATGCTTTTGCTGGTACAGGTTATCGAAATCCTGATAAATCAGATAAAGAATCTTTACCACTTTTTAATGATAATGATGCCATAAGCATCCAGAAAGGCAGCGCCCAAATTGCTCTTGAATCTGTTCCTCATTTCAACGAATACATATTTATTGAACAATCCCAAGAATACGCTGCCGAGCTTGAAAAATTGCGTTTAAATTACAGGCAGATTTATGATAATATAAAAATAGTTCAAAAAGATGCTAATTCTTATCTTCAATCCTGGTGCAAATCTAATGATTGGAGCTTTAATCGTGCAGTTGTTTTCCTGGATCCTTATGGCATGTCGGTTGATTGGAAAACAATAGAAATAATTGCTCAAACCAGAGCAATTGATTTATGGCTTTTATTTCCTTTGGGACAGGCAGTGAACAGACTTTTAACAAAAAACAATCCGCCAAAAGGAGCATGGGCAGACCGTTTGAACAGATTTTTCGGAACAGATGACTGGAAAGAGGCTTTTTACAGGAAAAACAAGCAAATATCTCTTTTTGAAAAAATTGATCAGTCCCTTGTAAAAGAAGCAGATTTTGATTCTATTGGTAAATATTTTATCAATCGTTTGAAAACAATATTTATCAAGGTTGCAGAACATCCTTTGGCCCTTCGTAACTCAAAAAATGTTCCAATATTTCTTCTCTGCTTTGCTGCTTCAAATCCTAAAGGCGCACCAACTGCTGTAAAAATTGCTCAACATATTTTAGGAAAATAA
- a CDS encoding DUF5131 family protein, giving the protein MSTNTKIEWTESTWNPVTGCTKISEGCQNCYAERMAKRLAGRHGYSKENPFQVTLHPNRLAQPLKWKGNHIIFVCSMGDIFHKDVPEDYILQILDIIKKSPNHTFQILTKRAERMLEISKKIGQWPDNVWMGVTVESKSCTERINMLNKVKSTVRFLSCEPLLNDLGKLDLKKINWVIVGGESGFSSRPMLPKWATSIRDQCLKAEIPYFFKQWGGFNKKKAGRSLEGKEWNQMPEVLTPKSLSF; this is encoded by the coding sequence ATGTCAACAAACACTAAAATTGAATGGACTGAATCAACATGGAACCCTGTTACAGGATGCACAAAAATCAGTGAAGGATGCCAAAACTGTTATGCAGAACGCATGGCTAAACGCCTTGCAGGAAGACACGGGTATTCAAAAGAAAACCCTTTTCAAGTTACACTGCATCCAAACCGTCTGGCACAGCCTTTAAAATGGAAAGGTAATCACATTATTTTTGTCTGCAGCATGGGAGATATTTTTCATAAAGACGTTCCAGAAGATTATATTTTACAAATACTGGATATAATAAAAAAATCTCCTAATCATACCTTCCAGATTTTAACCAAAAGAGCTGAAAGAATGTTAGAAATCAGCAAAAAAATTGGACAATGGCCTGATAATGTCTGGATGGGAGTAACTGTTGAATCAAAAAGCTGTACAGAAAGAATTAATATGTTGAATAAAGTAAAATCAACAGTTCGATTTCTTTCATGTGAACCTTTGCTCAACGATTTGGGAAAACTTGATTTGAAAAAAATAAACTGGGTAATTGTAGGAGGTGAATCTGGTTTCAGTTCAAGACCCATGTTACCCAAATGGGCTACAAGTATAAGAGATCAATGCCTGAAAGCTGAAATCCCTTATTTTTTTAAACAATGGGGAGGTTTTAACAAAAAAAAAGCAGGCAGAAGCCTTGAAGGAAAAGAATGGAATCAAATGCCGGAAGTACTGACACCAAAATCATTAAGCTTTTAA
- a CDS encoding substrate-binding periplasmic protein: MRKNHITGIAIILIFISCSYSFAEIIKVGGYVFPPFVEESQDEYRGITFDLIEEMNKFQNRFEFIFYLTSPKRRYQDFNGKAYDLMFFENIKWGWSNNKDIQASKVFLKGGEVYITKLSLSKDNSWFNSLEGKSIAGYLGYHYGFAGFNADETFLREKFNVKLGTSHEMNIQLVLRDRIDMAVITKSYLDKYIMQHPEIKKQIIISDKYDQIYEHTILVRKNLNLEVEDINILLDEMEKQGVLKKLWEKNGITY, encoded by the coding sequence ATGCGAAAAAATCATATCACAGGTATTGCAATAATCTTAATTTTTATAAGCTGTTCTTATTCGTTTGCTGAAATTATTAAGGTCGGGGGATATGTATTTCCTCCATTTGTTGAAGAAAGCCAGGATGAATACAGAGGAATTACATTTGATCTTATAGAAGAGATGAATAAATTTCAAAACAGATTTGAATTTATATTTTATTTAACATCACCTAAAAGACGTTATCAGGACTTTAATGGAAAAGCATACGATTTGATGTTTTTTGAAAATATTAAATGGGGATGGAGTAACAATAAGGATATTCAGGCATCAAAGGTCTTCTTAAAAGGCGGTGAGGTATATATAACAAAGTTAAGTCTCTCAAAAGATAATTCCTGGTTTAACAGTCTTGAAGGTAAGTCCATTGCAGGCTATCTTGGCTATCATTACGGATTTGCAGGCTTTAATGCAGATGAGACATTTTTAAGGGAAAAGTTTAATGTAAAATTAGGAACAAGCCATGAAATGAATATCCAGCTAGTTTTGCGAGACCGTATAGATATGGCTGTTATAACAAAATCTTACCTGGATAAATATATAATGCAGCATCCTGAAATAAAAAAACAGATCATAATTTCAGATAAATATGATCAAATATATGAACATACAATTCTTGTTAGAAAAAATTTAAACCTCGAAGTTGAAGATATTAATATTTTACTGGATGAAATGGAAAAACAGGGTGTTTTAAAGAAATTATGGGAAAAAAATGGTATCACTTATTGA
- the yedE gene encoding YedE family putative selenium transporter — MKNFFATRWGIIGTGAFIGVLAALLQKLGNPGNMGICVACFERDISGAVGLHRADVVQYMRPEIIGFVFGSLAAALMFKEFRARGGSAPIVRFVLGVFAMIGALVFLGCPWRAMLRLSGGDFNAIGGILGLVSGIWIGTLFFKKGYNLGRTSTSHAGSGFLLPLIMLGFLILMLIFPQVKDQAKSGILFYSVKGPGAGHSPLFLSLAIGILIGFAAQRSRFCTMGAFRDLILFKQTHLFMGVLSLMAAALAANLILGQFKPGFEGQPVAHTQFIWNFAGMAVAGLAFALAGGCPGRQLFMAGEGDGDAAIFVLGMIVGAGFSHNFGLASSPKGIGPYGMAAVIIGLMVCLFIGFFMRKGETQ; from the coding sequence ATGAAAAACTTTTTTGCAACACGTTGGGGAATTATTGGTACAGGTGCTTTTATTGGTGTGCTGGCTGCACTGCTTCAGAAACTGGGCAATCCAGGGAATATGGGAATCTGCGTGGCCTGCTTTGAAAGGGATATATCAGGAGCCGTGGGGCTGCATCGGGCAGATGTGGTGCAGTATATGCGGCCTGAAATTATTGGCTTTGTTTTCGGTTCCCTGGCAGCAGCCCTGATGTTTAAGGAATTCAGGGCAAGAGGCGGTTCTGCACCAATAGTAAGGTTTGTTCTTGGGGTGTTTGCCATGATCGGTGCCCTGGTTTTCCTGGGATGTCCCTGGCGGGCAATGCTGCGGTTGAGCGGGGGAGATTTCAATGCCATTGGAGGAATACTCGGCCTGGTAAGCGGAATCTGGATTGGAACCCTGTTTTTCAAAAAAGGATACAACCTGGGGCGTACCAGCACTTCCCATGCAGGCTCTGGTTTTCTCCTGCCGCTGATTATGCTGGGCTTTCTAATACTAATGCTCATCTTTCCCCAGGTTAAAGATCAGGCAAAAAGCGGGATTTTGTTTTACAGTGTCAAAGGCCCTGGGGCAGGACATTCACCGCTTTTTCTTTCCCTTGCAATTGGAATTCTTATTGGTTTTGCTGCCCAGCGCAGCCGTTTCTGCACTATGGGAGCGTTCAGGGATTTGATTCTTTTCAAACAGACCCATCTTTTTATGGGAGTTTTATCCCTGATGGCAGCAGCCCTTGCTGCTAACCTGATTTTAGGACAGTTCAAACCTGGTTTTGAGGGACAACCCGTGGCTCATACCCAGTTTATATGGAATTTTGCAGGCATGGCTGTTGCGGGTCTTGCATTTGCACTGGCCGGCGGATGTCCGGGGCGGCAGTTATTCATGGCTGGAGAAGGGGACGGAGATGCAGCAATTTTTGTCCTGGGTATGATTGTTGGTGCTGGATTTTCCCATAATTTTGGTCTGGCAAGTTCTCCAAAAGGCATTGGCCCCTATGGCATGGCAGCAGTCATTATTGGGCTTATGGTATGTCTGTTTATTGGTTTTTTCATGAGAAAAGGAGAAACACAGTGA
- a CDS encoding sulfurtransferase TusA family protein produces the protein MKNIVDARGLSCPQPVLMVMDAFKKIEKGEILVMTDTQASKENVSRAAESKGWTVKSVQEQNQEFHLKLTRS, from the coding sequence GTGAAAAATATTGTAGATGCAAGAGGTCTTTCATGTCCCCAGCCTGTGCTGATGGTCATGGATGCGTTTAAAAAAATAGAAAAAGGTGAAATCCTGGTCATGACAGACACACAGGCATCAAAGGAAAATGTGTCCCGTGCTGCTGAAAGCAAAGGCTGGACAGTCAAAAGTGTCCAGGAACAAAACCAGGAGTTTCACCTGAAACTCACAAGGAGCTGA
- a CDS encoding DUF3343 domain-containing protein, translating to MSFFSLFKKKISPAPAKQGRGFLVFENTSEVIRAEKLLKQQGWQIRVMGPPPEIRTGCDLVIEIPLMESLHILKQLEDSQNKPLQMVPVSSPLLEPVSIFQIKDFGPWLMVRAANMKLTIEKQTGTIVNISGGGCPDVPYLAWQMVGKKMSDAPVPSDIGHTLCGYALQLAYEEMNRQCSAL from the coding sequence TTGTCTTTTTTCAGTCTGTTCAAGAAAAAAATTTCCCCTGCCCCTGCAAAACAAGGCAGGGGTTTCCTGGTTTTTGAAAATACCTCAGAGGTTATCCGGGCTGAAAAACTTCTCAAACAACAGGGATGGCAGATCAGGGTCATGGGCCCGCCCCCTGAAATACGGACAGGCTGTGATCTGGTAATTGAAATCCCCCTGATGGAATCCCTGCATATCCTCAAACAACTTGAAGATTCACAAAACAAACCTTTGCAGATGGTTCCTGTCAGCAGTCCCCTGCTGGAACCTGTCAGCATCTTTCAGATCAAAGACTTTGGCCCCTGGCTTATGGTGCGTGCTGCAAACATGAAACTCACAATTGAAAAACAAACAGGCACTATTGTAAACATATCAGGCGGAGGATGTCCTGATGTGCCGTACCTGGCATGGCAGATGGTTGGGAAAAAAATGTCTGATGCTCCCGTGCCTTCGGATATTGGACACACCCTTTGCGGTTATGCCCTGCAGCTTGCATATGAGGAGATGAATCGTCAATGCTCGGCATTGTAG
- a CDS encoding NAD(P)H-hydrate dehydratase, protein MLGIVGTVPDKDFPLICGPVSVSDDKLCIGPYLVPVNRGTPALIAAAFKTSEILGTKPPFAFLAGDTGLGRGSRELYAHLEKKICDIKLHTLVFHYLQPDADWHNRVLFQIQAMSRKPLLIADAGFMYAAKMSGQAGAYDLFTPDLGELAFLADEDAPHPFYTRGFILHEENQAPELINRAYLHDNAAKYMLVKGHKDYVVKAGTILEIIDSPQTEALEAIGGTGDTLTGIVSALIASGRDIAASAKTAARINRLAGALACPTPASCVTEIISKIPQAFSSLKISR, encoded by the coding sequence ATGCTCGGCATTGTAGGAACCGTTCCAGACAAAGATTTTCCCCTGATCTGCGGCCCCGTGTCTGTTTCTGATGACAAGCTTTGTATAGGCCCTTACCTTGTGCCTGTCAACCGTGGAACCCCGGCGCTTATAGCAGCAGCATTTAAAACATCTGAGATACTTGGCACCAAACCGCCTTTTGCTTTTCTGGCCGGGGATACAGGGCTTGGCAGGGGAAGCAGGGAGCTTTACGCACACCTGGAAAAAAAGATTTGCGATATTAAACTCCATACCCTTGTTTTCCATTACCTGCAGCCAGATGCTGACTGGCATAACCGGGTTTTGTTTCAGATCCAGGCCATGAGCCGGAAACCATTGCTGATTGCAGATGCTGGGTTTATGTATGCTGCCAAAATGAGCGGCCAGGCAGGAGCTTATGATCTTTTTACCCCTGATCTGGGAGAGCTGGCTTTTCTTGCAGATGAGGATGCTCCACATCCTTTTTATACAAGAGGATTTATCCTGCATGAGGAAAATCAGGCTCCAGAACTGATTAACCGTGCATATCTTCATGATAATGCTGCAAAATACATGCTGGTAAAAGGTCATAAGGATTATGTGGTCAAAGCAGGCACTATCCTTGAAATCATTGACTCGCCTCAGACAGAAGCCTTAGAAGCCATTGGCGGCACCGGCGATACATTGACAGGGATTGTTTCAGCCCTGATTGCTTCAGGCAGAGACATTGCCGCATCTGCCAAAACTGCTGCCCGGATCAACCGCCTGGCAGGTGCTTTAGCCTGCCCTACCCCTGCCTCATGTGTTACAGAAATTATTTCTAAGATTCCCCAGGCTTTTTCCTCGTTAAAAATTTCCCGGTAA